In one Marinomonas maritima genomic region, the following are encoded:
- a CDS encoding CheR family methyltransferase, giving the protein MLSSTNAITPNGYIRFRDYLQKACGISLSDNKQYLVASRLGKVLERENFSKIEQLVDALERLGSSKLKEEVINAMTTNETLWFRDTHPFTILKNNILPEMTAAPLKIWSAASSTGQEPYSISMVIEEFKSTRPGVLKAGEKIVATDICTNILQHAKQGEYDSLAIARGLGADLQKRYFDKVNDLTWKIKPHLSSRVDFRYLNLIDSFAMLGKFDVIFCRNVLIYFTVDLKLDILKRMHASLKPGGYLFLGGSEALSGLSDHFEIVQCHPGIVYKSKAV; this is encoded by the coding sequence ATGCTCAGTAGTACAAATGCAATTACACCTAATGGCTATATTAGGTTCAGAGATTACTTGCAGAAAGCGTGCGGAATCTCACTGAGTGATAATAAACAATATTTGGTCGCCAGTCGTCTAGGCAAAGTATTGGAAAGAGAAAATTTTTCTAAGATTGAGCAACTGGTTGACGCTTTGGAACGGCTTGGGAGTTCTAAACTCAAGGAAGAAGTCATTAATGCAATGACAACAAATGAAACGCTTTGGTTTAGGGATACGCATCCATTTACCATTTTGAAAAACAATATACTGCCTGAAATGACCGCTGCTCCTCTAAAAATTTGGTCGGCCGCCTCATCTACAGGTCAAGAACCTTACTCTATTAGTATGGTAATTGAAGAGTTTAAATCCACCCGACCGGGTGTTTTGAAGGCCGGTGAAAAAATTGTTGCGACGGATATCTGTACGAACATACTCCAGCATGCCAAGCAAGGTGAATACGACAGCTTGGCTATTGCTCGTGGTCTTGGTGCAGATTTACAGAAACGATATTTTGATAAGGTCAACGACTTAACTTGGAAAATAAAACCGCATTTGAGTTCGCGTGTAGATTTTAGATATTTGAACCTTATCGATTCATTTGCCATGTTAGGAAAGTTCGACGTAATCTTTTGTCGAAATGTACTAATATATTTTACCGTTGATTTAAAATTAGATATTTTGAAGAGAATGCATGCGTCTCTAAAGCCTGGTGGATATTTGTTTCTTGGTGGATCAGAGGCATTGAGTGGTTTATCTGATCACTTTGAAATTGTTCAATGCCATCCTGGTATTGTCTATAAATCTAAAGCTGTTTAG